From Syntrophales bacterium:
ATGGCCGTGCGCAATTTTTCGATCTCCTCCGGGAGATTGGCATGGCTTGCCGAGGTTCCGATGTTGGCGTTGATTTTGGTCGAGAGCCCCCGGCCGATCGCCCTCGCCTCGAAGGCACGCAAACGGTTTTTCGGGATCACGACGGAGCCCGCCGCCACCCTCCCGCAGAGCTCCTCCGGCGCCACACAATCGTGTTTAGCCGCCTGTTCCATTTCCTCTGTGATTTTACCCTCTTTGGCCGCATCGAGCTGTGTCATTTCATTTCCCTCCGTTCAAAACGCAAAAAGGCCGCCTCGCGGGGGGAAGCGGCCTTCATGCATGTTGCACAATCGGCTCATTTCCCTACGCAGGCATTACCCTGATCAGGTCGGTAAAGGGTCGCTAAAAATTCGGCATCTCAGTCCCCTAAAGGACACCCCTAACGAGCGGTTCGATTATGCGGTACAGATTTTCGATTGTCAAGAATTTTCATGCTTCGTTGTGCTTGCCCTAAGCATGGGGGTTTGTAAGAAAGACCATACCGGTCGGACATCAGAATCAAAAACAATAGGGGTGGTTCGCGAACCACCCCTACCAAAAAACCGCCGGTGAGAAACCGACGGGGAATATAACGGAGAGGGGCCTTCACATAAATCACCTATAACTTTGTTTTTATTCAATAAGTAGAATCCGTTTTTTCGTCGATATGAAAGGTTGTAACAAACATTATTCGATAACTTTAATCTGTTCCTGGTCCTTGAGGATTATCTCTGGTTTACCTTTGTATTCCTTGATTATCCCTGTTACCTGAACCTTCTTGTTGCGGTAGTATTGATCAGGGTTGGGCGGAAACCTCGGTAAATCTGACGGAAATATTACCAAGGAGAAAGTCGTCTTGTAATTCCTATCAAAATTAAGAAAACAAACCTTTGGGAGGCACTTACCGGCAACGATCACACCCGTAACAGTCTTGTATTTGCCGTAGTGATTAGCCGCATCCTTCCAGTTGACGGTGTTTTCGGCGAACGCGTAACCGCTCGTCATGAAAATCAAAAAAATAATCAGTAAAGTCTTTCGCATAGCCCCTCTTCTATTAATCAAGGTATCCTGCCTGTAATCCATCTCGCCCCATTCCCTTGCACATATCTTTTTGTTTCTTGGTTGTAACCTTGCCTGCATCGAAACTCAATGTCTCCATATAATCTTTTGCCGGCGCCATTGCCGGAACTCTCAGATATTTCGTTATTCTATCAGCCAGACTCAAGGTGGTGTCTCGCTCTCCATGGATTACAAAAACCTTGCCAACGGTTTTAAAGCCTGCCAGCCATTTCATAATCTCGCAACCGTCAGCGTGAGAAGAGAAGACGTCATATTTCTTGATCTTCATAAGTACTGGCATGGTAAATGTTTCAGTAACAAAATTTCCATTAATCCAGTCTTCGATGGTGATTTCGATTGCCTTGGCTCCCTCTTGGAGCTTCCTTCCAGGGGTTCCTGGAGCCTGCCAGCCAATAATAGCCAAGAGGTTCGATGGGTCGGAAATCATTGCCTTCAAGTGTTTGGGGCTGTTGGCGTGTCCGAGCATGCCGCTTGAGCTTAAGTATATCGATGGCTTATGATAACCATGAGCGGCTAAGGCATCTTTACCGGACACTTCCAGCAGGCCCTCGCAACTGAGCGGATGCTGTCCCTTCGCAACGAGGTTTCTGGCGTCGCTGTCGTAGTATTTAGAATATCTCTTGTAGATACTCGTGATGTCGTTGGCCGTTCTACTGTCTGAATAGATAGGGGTCCCAGACGGGATGACACCCCTTATCTTCATGTTGCAAAGTATTGCAACGACCTTCTGTGTCTTTTCCAAAACAAATGCGGGAATAAGAACAGAGCCGCCGTGAACCAAGGCCTTCTTAACGTCGTTCTCGAAGGGCCTGTAGTTAATTTGGCCCTTCGCACTGTCGCCGTAAGTTGATTCAACAATGACATAGTTTGCATCGTTGATCTGTGCGTGATCCCGAAGGATCGGGACATTACGCCCGCCTATGTCCCCACCCGCCACTATTTTTAGCTTCTGATTGCCTCTCTTGATCCAGATCTCAATGATCGCAGATCCGAGGATGTGGCCAGCGTCGTTAAAACGAACTTCAACATCTGACGAGAGCGACACAATCTGACCGTAGTCAGCCGTCTCAAAACGATCCATCATCTGGTTCAGGTTGATGCGGTCGAATAGTTTGGTGTTTTGACTTTCAGCGATGCCAAGGCTCATATCCAACATACGGCCGGCAATATCTTTAGTGGCGTCGATACCGACGACCGGGCCTTTGAAACCATTTTTATACAGCAATGGTAGCCTACCTGAGTGATCGATATGGGCGTGAGTTAGCAGTACAAAGTTGAGTTTTTCAGGATTATCCAAAACCGCCTGGTTATTTTGCTGATCTTCTTTGTCGTAGTAGAGGCCATAGTCGATCAGAAATATGGTTTTTCCTGTATCTATGAGGATCGCAGAGCCACCAATGGATTGAGCGGCGCCGAGGAACTGAATGTATGGATATTGATTGTCAAGCTTCTCTTTCGCAAAACCTGTGGAGAAAGGAATCATAACAAACGAAATCAGAGCATAAAAAACCTTCCTTCTCATTATCAGGCCATCCCTTGGTTATGATAACCGAAAACTGACCAGAAAAAGGGGGTAGTGATAACCCAAAATTGACCAGTTAGGTCTTGATTAATCGGAAGTAATAAAATGTTTTCAAATGTTCGGCCTATCGCAGGTTTCGCAACGACGAGGATGGAAAGTTATACTCACCTCAACATTCTCATCGAGCTTGCCGAGAATAGCTATCATCCTGTCAAGGGTAAAGCGGTCAAGTTTTGCATTGCGAATGCGCGAAAACTCCGAATGGGCTACGCCCGTCAGTTTTTCGGCATCGCGTGTTGAAAGGCCACGTGTGTCAAGCATGCGGATGACCTCCGCCGCAAGAATGGCGCGAGCCTGCTCTAATCCTGCATCTGTACGGCCAAAGTCGGAAAATACATTGCCGCTGCCGCGAAGTAGTTCTAATTTGTCGCTCATTTCAGGGCCTCCTGCAGTTGCTTTAAGCGTTGGCGGATGATGTCGATCTCCATTTGAGGTGTCTTGATCCCTGTCTTCGATTTCTTTTGAAAGGCGTGAATCACCCAAATATCATGGCCGATTTTCACGGCGTAAATGACACGAAAGGCATCCCCACGATGCCGAAGTGCGATTTGAAACACGCCGCCGGCAACGCCCTTGAAAGGTTTGACGTTGTCGGATTTTTCCCCCTCGGCAGCAATAGTGAGAGCAGCGAGCATGTCACGTTGTACATTCTCAGGAAATTCATCGAAGTCTTTCCTTGCTGCCTTAATCCACGAAACGGGTCGAGTGTTTTTCATTGTGTGTATGTTGACATATTCGTCACCAGTTAGCAAGCGTTATTTCTGTGGCTGGTTCAATCTTGCAGATTGAACAAAAACATTAAGAAATATATCATACGCAAGTCTGATAACTTCGTAAAAAATCGAAAAACAGCCATTTTGTCATTGCGAGCGAAGCGCGGCAATCTCGAAAGTGGTTGGTTATCCAAAAGATTGCCGCATCGCTACTTTCCGCGCAATGGCAGATAGCAACTTTTGACGAGTGCATCAATCCTGACCAAAGTTTTAAACCGGCGGGAGCCATTAAGATTCAAGAAATTAGAAGAAACAATTGACCGACGACCAGGGTCTGATCCACAAAAGGCTGGTGACCCTCACCGACCCGTTGCGCGGCCTTCCGCCCACTTGTTTGCCGAGTCAGAAACGGCGACCGGCTGGAAGGCTTCCGGACCCTCCTGTCTGGATCGTGAATGCGGCAGGCGGCGGGTGCGCTGGCGGCCAACAGCGAGCTGATTTCGCTTTATTATGATCTTGGCGCGCAAATAGTCGAACGCGAAAACAATGCCCGCTGGGGCAGCGGCTTCATTGATGCGTTCAGCCGCGATCTAAAAAAGGAATTTCCGGGAATTGCGGGGTTTTCAGCAAAAAACTTGCGCTATTTGCCGGGCCTTCTTCCGGTTTTACTGTGACGAGTCAATTTGGCAACAGGCTGTTGCCAAATTAGATAGCGACCCTTTGGCGGGAGTGAAGTCAGATATCTCGGCTTTGATTTCTCAAATCCCCTGGGGCCACAACATCCTGATTTTCACCGTGATTTTCGGCTGAACGCCTTTTTTATCCAAAGCGCCGTAAAACCCCGTCATTCATGGCGCAGTCTTGATAAAAAACTCCTTGCAATAACTATCATCTGATGATAATCTAAAAAACCATGAAAGATAGACACCGCTCCAAGGAAGATGAGACCCTTGCCACTCTGCTGAATCTGAACGGTGAAGTCTTTCCCATGGAAAACGGCTATTGGACCAAGTTTGAGGCGTGGCGGGTGGAACCAGAAACGCACATTCCACACGGCGTCCGGTATTCCCTGAGTCTTCATGACCGGTACAACCGAAGGATACTGGGATTTGACAATGCCCACGCCATCCGACCGGCAAAGAAAGGTTACGCCGCCCGGAAAATCACCTGGGATCATGGTCACAACCGGGAGAAAGTATACCCTATGAATATGAATCGGCCGGCCAATTGCTAGAGGATTTCTGGCTTGGGGTCGAGAAAATCATGGGGGAGAAATGAAAGGAGCAACATGAATCGAAAAGTACTCCATATTGGCATCATGTCCTACCAGAACTACAAAAAGCGCACCATGGCTATTGCCCGTGGCGAATACCGTCCACTGCCCGACGAACCCAAGGTGTGGTTTGAATCGGTGCGATCCATGGCGCAGATACTCAGCAACGAAAACCAGTTGCTGCTCAGGACTATCCTGGATCGTAAGCCCGAATCGCTCAAAGAACTGGAAGCTGCGACGGGACGAAGCAGCAGTAACCTATCCCGTACTCTCAAGACGATGGCCCGGTA
This genomic window contains:
- a CDS encoding MBL fold metallo-hydrolase; translated protein: MRRKVFYALISFVMIPFSTGFAKEKLDNQYPYIQFLGAAQSIGGSAILIDTGKTIFLIDYGLYYDKEDQQNNQAVLDNPEKLNFVLLTHAHIDHSGRLPLLYKNGFKGPVVGIDATKDIAGRMLDMSLGIAESQNTKLFDRINLNQMMDRFETADYGQIVSLSSDVEVRFNDAGHILGSAIIEIWIKRGNQKLKIVAGGDIGGRNVPILRDHAQINDANYVIVESTYGDSAKGQINYRPFENDVKKALVHGGSVLIPAFVLEKTQKVVAILCNMKIRGVIPSGTPIYSDSRTANDITSIYKRYSKYYDSDARNLVAKGQHPLSCEGLLEVSGKDALAAHGYHKPSIYLSSSGMLGHANSPKHLKAMISDPSNLLAIIGWQAPGTPGRKLQEGAKAIEITIEDWINGNFVTETFTMPVLMKIKKYDVFSSHADGCEIMKWLAGFKTVGKVFVIHGERDTTLSLADRITKYLRVPAMAPAKDYMETLSFDAGKVTTKKQKDMCKGMGRDGLQAGYLD
- a CDS encoding helix-turn-helix domain-containing protein, with amino-acid sequence MSDKLELLRGSGNVFSDFGRTDAGLEQARAILAAEVIRMLDTRGLSTRDAEKLTGVAHSEFSRIRNAKLDRFTLDRMIAILGKLDENVEVSITFHPRRCETCDRPNI
- a CDS encoding type II toxin-antitoxin system RelE/ParE family toxin, which translates into the protein MKNTRPVSWIKAARKDFDEFPENVQRDMLAALTIAAEGEKSDNVKPFKGVAGGVFQIALRHRGDAFRVIYAVKIGHDIWVIHAFQKKSKTGIKTPQMEIDIIRQRLKQLQEALK
- a CDS encoding DUF1016 N-terminal domain-containing protein, with the protein product MRQAAGALAANSELISLYYDLGAQIVERENNARWGSGFIDAFSRDLKKEFPGIAGFSAKNLRYLPGLLPVLL
- a CDS encoding transcriptional regulator codes for the protein MNRKVLHIGIMSYQNYKKRTMAIARGEYRPLPDEPKVWFESVRSMAQILSNENQLLLRTILDRKPESLKELEAATGRSSSNLSRTLKTMARYGIVRMEKVRRNIRPVVEATDFTVQFGLYGSSHSEQGVNAARN